From the genome of Glycine soja cultivar W05 chromosome 14, ASM419377v2, whole genome shotgun sequence:
TTTCACTCGAGCCTTATATCATtgagacaataattttttataatttgtatcttCAACACTTACATGATAAATGTGGGAGATAGGACATGCTTTAGGGGTAGTCAAAATATGATTTTACAATAGAATGACATTATTTGCTATGaatattcatttcttaagaaCAATGCTtctataattttatatcttttcttcatatatattaaaagctggaagaagataaataaaattatcattatacCTCACAAAATTGAGTTAGGGATAGTTTCATTTGATAAATAATGCATTATACCCTTTGCAAAATCAACGTCGTGTAATATTTTCACCGTTTTCTAAACTTTTGCCTTGTAGAAAGTTGAGTTTCAAGTTCAACTCTCAGATTTACATCTTCATCTCTTTATGCTATTTGTAAGAGATATAATCATACATTATAATGAACTAATTCGGGCAATCAACAGGTCTTGGATTTATTACTTCCATCACTTTCATATTTTTGGTTGGAATTTTCATGTCATCATGGTTAGGAACTTCAGTTCTTACCCTTGGTGAATGGTTCATCAAGAAAATGCCTCTTGTAAGCTATATATATGCTGCCTCTAAGCAAATAAGTGCAGCAATATCACCGGGTATATTTCTTAACATATTCATCTATTTGTTTGCCATTTATTTCATGTAATTAGCAAACTCTaagtttttttagttatttgacAGATCAAAGCTCCAAGGCTTTCAAAGAAGTTGCCATCATAAAGCATCCTCGTGTTGGTGAGTATGCACTTGGGTTCATCACTTCTTCAGTGGTTCTAAGGAACAGAGATGAGAAAGAGCTTTTTTGTGTTTACATTCCCACCAATCACTTGTACCTTGGTGATATTTATCTCATCAGCCCAGAGGATATTCTAAGACCTAATTTGTCTGTTCGTGAAGCCATAGGTATAAGAGCTGTTAACCAATTAATATGTGATTTTCTttgattatgaaatttatgatccTACGCATATATCATGATAATTTTcaacatgcatttttttttattgtgatgcAGAAATTGTTATATCTGGCGGCATGTCAATACCTCAAATATTGACCACTGTGGATGCTGATCATGCCAAATTTGCTCCAAGAAAGCCAACCTATGAATcaaaagtataataataatgGTATAGTTTGTGAGTAATGTGTGTATGTTTGTTTCAACTTTAGTTCACCCTTTACCttagtaaatatattttcttatttgtcttttaaattatttttatccatattCAATTACTCAACCACATGTTTTGTgattggtgaaaaaaattggcAAAGCTTTTGCTCCTAATACTTTATTGAAATAGTTAATTAGTATAGCATAACAACTTTTGTTGGTGTGATCATTAGGCTGTAATGGAACAAATATCCCCAAATGACTCATTCATTTATCCGTAATTCCTAAAGTCGTCTCAAAATACTATAggcattaaaaaatgaaaaagaatatatgagaaaaagaaaacgcTCAATGTGATTGCTATATATTGTACATCATGTCACTAATTTATTTTGGAATGAAAGTAGGTTGTAACATAATTTGTATCTAATTTTTACATACATGAacacaaattacaaattaaaagttaacatgaaatttcaatttcattttattaatcaCATGACatcaatatttctttttcattgaaTGTAAAATAAATGCATCGTTTTTaacatcttaattaattataatattttatatttgttaaatgTTAAGTTTCACCTCATCACAATATTGACACATTATCAatcaacatttaaataaaacggTTAACATATGAAAAACCAAGAATCGGACAAAAATGAttgattttctaaattttaagacTAATGCCGAAAGAATAGGAAgataaaaactataaatcaaGATTGAAAGaggaataaaattataatttagccaaaaagatatataacttaggtcaaatataactaaaagaaataaaaataaaaaacttaaatttaaaattaaaattattaatttaagagAAAAGATTATACATAAAGTGCAAAGGAActaaaattagtaatttaaaagagaaaagattataattaaagtacaaatgaattaaaattagtaatttaaaattaaagaactaCAATGGTAAGGAATGTAAAtgcataagaaaataattttgaaagcatatttaaattgtccaaaaagtaaatacataaatttaaagaaaaaagagaaaaaagtgtgagttaaaaagtaaatgactcgtgaaaacaaattttaaaaatgtaattcGAAGccatataaataattgaaaattttaatttaactttaaaataagaaaaaagatgaaggaatAAAACAATTGAGAAGTAGAGAACTTGAAATGTAAATTGCAATAAATGTAAATACGTTATTGAAATGTGTAGTTGAAAACACACATTTGACTCATTGGATTGATAGCCATTGATATGTAAGATGTGTTAGATGTTATGTAATGTTTTGTATAAATGTTTCAGCAACTAAAATTGAAAcgtaaaatgttttatttacaaattcttgCTTCTAACAATTGATCAATCTGATAAAGACACATGTTAATTTAAACTAACTAAACAAACtcaataaaattacaatatttgttttaaaccGCATGATATTGACAACTTTTGATAACTTTCATTTGAATCGAATTTGTCATacattcatttgttttttatacTTAAGTATTTTGTAACATTctcatatttatcttttttcacttttgatctcaaataTAAACTTTGAaggctttatcactttattAATATTACTCACTTCATAAAAAATTCtgagatattaaaatatataagtcaaatacattttcaatatttacaaaattccaACCTCAAACCATCAAATTTCTCAAAAAATGTTTATGAAATTGCAAataaatacacttttttttatagtcaTGCCTTTGCATTTCAAAATGTTTAGATTCAGAGATTTTACAAACTGTCATTCTTGAAATTTGTACAACACATTAGCAGTAACTTGTTAAAGTCACTATCAATTTAACATCCTCATAAGTTGACATGATATGTTATTTGTATTACCAATAAATTCATGATTAAACTTTATAAATTCATGAAGGAGGGATTTTATAAGTCTTTATAAGTTCAGACCATGTTTAAAGAAATTCATGATATGTTATTTGTATTACCATCCTTCAAATATCCGTCCACATTGAATTTATACCAACATATGCCACCCAATATAAGAGCAATGATAATCTAGTTTTCTATGAGGGGACTTGATTCGAACCATGAATTTCTTTAAACATGGTCTGAACTTTCTGCAGCACTATAGTAGAAGGGAAAACctcatgtttaaaaaaatttatgattttgccTTTTTAAGATATGCCAAATAGCAACGGAAAAAGTAATATCCTTGTTAGTAATAGCAGAGGGAAGGAGAGTAATCACATGCACACACAAACACAAGAGATTTAACGAGGTTCGATAAGTGTGCCTacgttttcaaaaacaaaatgattttttttcttatttttctaaacaatGGGATTACATcatgatatatataatatacgTGTACATTATCTTAACCCACGCACATTATCATTATGTGTATAATATCTTTACATGTGCATTATCTTATCTTAATCCGCGTACAATATTACACGTTCCATAGAGGTCTTGCCCTTGCACCCCACCCACTTTGTAACCCAACAACAAGTGGTCCTTACACTCCACTCCAACTTTGCCCTGCCCATAAAATATGAGTCATGCACAATAATCTTCACCATGGCGAATATTCAGCCTTGTGGAAGATAAATAAGAAGTTCACTTCATAATGTCCTGGGTTAGGTGTCTCGTCACATCTAGCACTGAGCAAAATTCAACAAGTCTAAACAATGCTTGAACTTCCTAATTGTAATTGCATTGGTTAACATATCAATTGCATTCTCTGAAGTGTGAACCATCCTGAGCAAAATCTGGCCAGATGTCATTAACTCCCTAATCTTATGGAACCTCACATCATTATGCTTGGTTTTAGATTGATACACTTGATTCTTTGCCAAGTCAATAACACTATGACTATCAGAATGCAACTGAACTCCACCTTGCTTAATGCCCAACTCCTTCACTAGCCCTACTAACCATAAAGCTTCCTTGATAGCCTCTGCTACTATCATGTACTCTGTTGCAGTTGTTGACATTGCCACAAGAGATATAATTATGGACTTCCAACAAACAGGCTCACCTCCAAAAGTAAAGACATACCTTGCTGTAAACCTTCTATCATCTAGATCACCAGCATAGTCAGAATCCACATATCTCATAACTGAAGGATCACCCTATTGACCATCAAACATAATATCATGATCTGTTGTACCCTTTAGGTGCCTCAAGATCCACTTCATTGCGTTCTAATGTCACTTTCTTAGGTCAGACATAAACTTGCCGAATTGGCTTATAACATGTGTCAAATCCGATCTAGTACACATCATAACATAAATCAAGCAATCGATTGCATTGGCATAGGGAACCTTTGACATGTACTCCACCTCAGCATCTACCTTCGGACATTGATCTACAATTCATAACTTTTATGTAGCCAAAATGTGCCTAGTATCAAATTTGAAGAACTGATAGCGTAGTTGAATGTGAAGGAAGGGGAAAATCATGAAAGGTATTTGGGTCTCCCTACTATGGTAAGAAGATAAAAGTCTCACAAGTTTAGCTTGTTTAAAGACTGAGTCtggaaaaaacttaaataatggAAGGAGAATGCTCTTTtaaaagaaggaagagagatTCTAATTAAGTTTATGATTTAAGCTTTTCCTTCACACATTATGGGATGTTTCCAAATCCTATATGCTACTTGTGACAAGATTGAAAGATTGATGACCAAATTCTATTAGGGGGAATGTGGAAGGGAGGAAGATTCACTGGATGGGATAAGGGAGATTGACAAGGAGTAAGAAGGAATATGGTATTGGATTTTGGTTTATGAGGGATTTCAACATGTCTTTATTGGCCAAACAGTGGCAGGAAATTATGGCAGATGATAAATCCATGTTCTTTAGAATAATGAAGGCAAAATACTTTCCAAACTCCACAGTTTGGGAAGCTAGAAAGGGTTATCAACCAAGCTACTCATGGTCGAGTATTCTGGGCCCAATGGTTGATGAAGGAAGGTTGTAGATGGAAGGTGGGAAATGAAAAGGGCATAGTGGTGTTTAAAGACGTTTGAGTTCCTGCCCTACAAGGAGTTTGAATAGCTCGAGAGAAGGATATGTAGGTTAATAAAGAGTTGTGGGCCAAGGAACTGATGGACGAAATGAACAAAACATGAAATTCAATCTCACTAGGTTCCTGGTTTGATGAAGCTAtggcccaaaaaataaaaacaattttgataAGCTGGTTGGGGGAGGATGATTATATTTTATGGAGTTTCAGTGCGAGTGGGGTATACTCAGTTAAATTTGGGTATCATCTTCCCAAAAACAAGTTTCATTTTGCAGGAACTTCATCAAACCTGCACCCAAGAGGTTTATGGAAGTGGGTGTGGTCGGGTGAAGCAATGCCAAAGTGTAAAAATCTCATTTGGATGGTGTGTTTCGATATTCTTTTAGTTAGCTAGAACCTGAGAAAGAAGAAAGTGGACGTGGACCCCCTTTGCCCATTGTGTGGACTCAAAGAAGAATCTACCATCCATGCCTTGGTCACGTGTGATGGAGCACAAAGGG
Proteins encoded in this window:
- the LOC114385272 gene encoding protein LIKE COV 3-like, with product MASRDLELLIPVSSISENGPKSSAPSSPSVTSTQNHSSHEAFSKVIRSWASKKFMSGCVILLPIAITFYVTWGFIRFVDGFFSPIYNHLGINIFGLGFITSITFIFLVGIFMSSWLGTSVLTLGEWFIKKMPLVSYIYAASKQISAAISPDQSSKAFKEVAIIKHPRVGEYALGFITSSVVLRNRDEKELFCVYIPTNHLYLGDIYLISPEDILRPNLSVREAIEIVISGGMSIPQILTTVDADHAKFAPRKPTYESKV